A single Polyodon spathula isolate WHYD16114869_AA chromosome 6, ASM1765450v1, whole genome shotgun sequence DNA region contains:
- the LOC121317671 gene encoding craniofacial development protein 2-like codes for MMLEGGPPGPEGTQQATREGQGRSSNSSGNYEADGTNPPGHRSADADPCERTRLRLTKVHNIGTWNVRGMNTGKLDIIKTEMERLNIDILGINELHWTGSGYFNSNDYTVYYSGNDNIRRNGVAIIANKKIAKTVQCFNAVNDRIMTARFHGKPRSLTILQVYAPTTDAKEEDIEKFYSDLQQAIDQVPAKDIILIGGDFNAKVGAGGEPPVVGKFGLGERNKAGDRLVQCCQENRLLIANTWFEQPKRRAYTWIAPNGQYREDC; via the coding sequence ATGATGCTGGAAGGTGGGCCCCCTGGGCCGGAAGGCACCCAACAAGCGACCAGGGAAGGACAAGGACGAAGTTCGAATAGCTCAGGCAATTATGAAGCGGACGGGACAAATCCACCAGGACACCGGTCGGCTGATGCAGACCCATGTGAAAGAACTCGTCTGCGTCTCACGAAGGTTCACAACATCGGAACTTGGAATGTCCGTGGCATGAATACGGGCAAATTGGACATCATAAAAACCGAAATGGAACGACTCAACATCGACATACTTGGTATCAACGAGCTCCACTGGACAGGAAGTGGCTATTTCAACAGCAATGATTATACGGTATACTACTCCGGGAATGACAACATCAGACGCAATGGAGTAGCCATCATTGCAAACAAGAAAATTGCAAAGACCGTTCAGTGTTTCAACGCTGTCAACGACAGAATCATGACCGCCCGCTTTCACGGGAAGCCTCGCTCGCTCACAATCCTGCAGGTCTACGCGCCGACCACCGACGCGAAAGAAGAGGATATCGAAAAATTTTATTCGGATCTCCAACAAGCAATCGATCAAGTCCCAGCCAAAGATATCATCCTTATTGGCGGGGATTTCAATGCAAAAGTCGGCGCTGGAGGAGAACCACCAGTCGTAGGCAAATTCGGATTAGGTGAACGAAACAAGGCTGGCGACCGTTTGGTTCAGTGCTGCCAAGAAAATCGATTACTGATCGCAAACACGTGGTTTGAGCAGCCTAAACGCCGCGCATACACGTGGATAGCACCGAATGGACAATATCGCGAAGATTGTTGA
- the LOC121317143 gene encoding pro-opiomelanocortin yields MLRPVWGCVVAVLGVLWFYSSGVQSQCWEHSQCRDLSSEANILDCIQACKVDLSAESPLFPGNGHLQPTSEDIQNYIMSHFHWNTFGQRMNGTPGGSKRESASTTLSILLEALSQPRDEVERESEEEEGLQQHRRDDKRSYSMEHFRWGKPVGRKRRPVKVYPNGVEEESAESYPAEIRRDLSLKLDYPMGEELEEVFGGENDLLNLQDKKDGSYKMNHFRWSGPPKDKRYGGFMKSWDERSQKPLLTLFKNVMIKDGHEKKGQ; encoded by the exons ATGCTGCGTCCGGTTTGGGGCTGTGTTGTGGCCGTGCTGGGGGTTCTGTGGTTCTACAGCAGTGGAGTACAGAGTCAATGTTGGGAGCATAGTCAATGCAGAGACCTTTCCTCAGAGGCAAATATACTG GATTGTATACAAGCCTGTAAGGTTGACCTCTCTGCTGAGTCCCCCCTCTTCCCTGGAAATGGGCATCTCCAGCCTACCTCCGAGGATATTCAGAACTACATCATGAGTCACTTCCACTGGAACACATTCGGTCAGAGAATGAATGGCACACCTGGAGGCAGCAAGAGGGAGAGTGCCAGCACCACCCTTAGCATTCTCCTTGAAGCGTTGTCCCAACCCAGAGATGAAGTTGAGAGGGAATCTGAGGAGGAAGAAGGGCTACAGCAGCACAGACGGGATGACAAGAGGTCCTATTCCATGGAGCATTTCCGCTGGGGCAAACCTGTGGGCCGCAAGCGCCGTCCGGTGAAGGTGTACCCCAATGGAGTGGAGGAGGAGTCTGCTGAGAGCTACCCTGCCGAGATCCGACGGGACTTATCACTCAAGCTTGATTACCCCATGGGAGAGGAGCTAGAGGAAGTGTTCGGAGGGGAGAATGACCTCCTTAACCTCCAGGACAAGAAAGACGGCTCCTACAAGATGAACCACTTCCGTTGGAGTGGCCCACCCAAGGACAAGCGCTACGGTGGCTTCATGAAGTCCTGGGATGAGAGGAGCCAGAAGCCCTTACTGACTCTCTTCAAAAACGTCATGATCAAGGATGGCCATGAGAAAAAGGGCCAGTAa